One genomic region from Terriglobus aquaticus encodes:
- a CDS encoding SOS response-associated peptidase family protein — protein MIHPSFELAMDAERLFAWAHVAPQATPQWTHRGTAYSHRHYPVLRLSRTGQRELVWMRQGLIPAYAHDEGGAEEREAAHAESLSCSSCYRSAFRRRRCILPADHVTDLQHGPDRTGSMCSLALASGEIFGLAGVWETWSNDNGHPVETFAVVTTPVSAAMRHFADRIPVVIAEPDQDRWLYTGDVRDEPFDLLRALDVNTLQDWRLSPCLPA, from the coding sequence ATGATCCATCCCAGTTTTGAACTCGCCATGGATGCGGAGCGCCTCTTCGCCTGGGCTCATGTTGCACCGCAGGCCACGCCGCAGTGGACACATCGCGGCACGGCGTACAGTCACCGACACTATCCCGTGCTTCGCCTGTCACGCACGGGGCAACGTGAACTTGTGTGGATGCGCCAGGGTCTGATCCCCGCGTATGCCCACGATGAGGGTGGAGCGGAAGAGCGGGAAGCGGCGCACGCGGAAAGCCTCTCCTGCTCGTCCTGTTACCGGAGTGCGTTTCGGCGCCGGCGATGCATCCTTCCTGCCGACCACGTAACCGACCTGCAGCACGGCCCAGACCGGACCGGCAGCATGTGTTCCCTGGCGCTCGCCTCCGGTGAGATCTTCGGCCTGGCCGGCGTGTGGGAGACATGGAGTAACGACAACGGCCACCCGGTAGAGACCTTTGCTGTGGTCACAACACCGGTCTCCGCAGCGATGCGGCACTTCGCGGATCGCATCCCGGTCGTAATTGCGGAACCTGACCAGGATCGATGGCTATACACGGGCGACGTGCGCGACGAGCCCTTTGATCTGTTGCGTGCCCTGGACGTGAACACGTTGCAGGATTGGCGGTTGAGCCCATGTCTCCCGGCATGA